Proteins from a genomic interval of Gadus morhua chromosome 21, gadMor3.0, whole genome shotgun sequence:
- the erh gene encoding enhancer of rudimentary homolog, giving the protein MSHTILLVQPTKRPEGRTYADYESVNECMEGVCKMYEEHLKRMNPNSPSITYDISQLFDFIDDLADLSCLVYRADTQTYQPYNKDWIKEKIYVLLRRQAQQAGK; this is encoded by the exons ATG TCTCACACAATTCTACTTGTCCAGCCAACAAAGAGACCCGAGGGCCGCACGTATGCGGACTACGAGTCAGTCAATGAGTGTATGGAAG GTGTGTGCAAGATGTACGAGGAACATTTAAAGAGGATGAACCCAAACAGTCCGTCCATCACTTATGATATCAGTCAGTTGTTTGACTTTATTGATGACCTGGCAGATTTGAGCTGTCTTGT GTACAGAGCTGACACCCAGACATACCAGCCATACAACAAGGACTGGATTAAAGAGAAGATCTATGTGCTCCTGCGGCGTCAGGCACAACAGGCTGGGAAGTAA
- the paplnb gene encoding papilin b, proteoglycan-like sulfated glycoprotein, which yields MDILLVLVLQLLAVPVFSQTNPSHDIWGDYGTYGPCSRTCGTGISVRTRKCITQRTDGGHNCVGSSKSYRICNSQECPIGSRDYREEQCAEFDRLAFQGKSHSWVPYHGASNVCELHCVPKGGNVSYRQRAAVVDGTPCREGRRGICVDGACRPLIHGEFLGLDQDVQQPVASSARAPVAPHLRDTQIYAYTTGVYGACSVSCDGGMQYRSVQCMLQDPVYPRTVDETDCIARCTRSCGGGVRDRRTGCYDTDLNPYPEHRPHLSESYENKEVNSLKG from the exons ATGGACATCCTTCTGGTCTTGGTTCTTCAGCTGCTGGCTGTGCCTGTATTTTCT CAAACGAATCCCAGCCATGACATCTGGGGGGATTATGGCACCTATGGGCCATGCAGTCGAACCTGTGGGACAGGAATCTCTGTAAGAACCAGGAAGTGCATCACCCAAAG GACGGATGGAGGTCATAATTGTGTGGGATCATCCAAGTCATACCGCATCTGTAACTCACAG GAATGTCCTATAGGATCCAGGGACTACCGAGAAGAACAGTGCGCAGAGTTTGACAGACTGGCATTCCAGGGAAAAAGTCACTCATGGGTGCCTTACCATGGAG CTTCCAATGTGTGCGAGCTGCACTGTGTCCCCAAAGGAGGAAACGTCTCCTACAGACAGAGGGCCGCCGTGGTAGACGGGACCCCCTGCCGTGAGGGACGCCGTGGCATCTGTGTGGATGGGGCATGCAGG CCACTGATCCACGGAGAGTTCCTGGGCTTGGACCAAGACGTGCAGCAGCCCGTTGCCTCCTCGGCGCGGGCCCCTGTGGCTCCTCATCTAAGGGACACGCAAATCTACGCCTACACCACCGGCGTGTACGGGGCATGCTCAGTCAGCTGCGACGGAGGCATGCAGTACCGCAGCGTGCAATGCATGCTCCAGGACCCGGTGTACCCGCGCACGGTGGACGAGACCGACTGCATTGCCCGA TGCACCAGGAGCTGTGGTGGGGGCGTCAGAGACAGGCGGACGGGGTGCTATGATACAGACCTCAACCCCTATCCAGAGCACAG GCCCCACCTCTCGGAGAGCTATGAGAACAAGGAAGTGAACTCTCTGAAGGGCTGA